One window of the Phycodurus eques isolate BA_2022a chromosome 7, UOR_Pequ_1.1, whole genome shotgun sequence genome contains the following:
- the zgc:154093 gene encoding LOW QUALITY PROTEIN: cdc42 effector protein 2 (The sequence of the model RefSeq protein was modified relative to this genomic sequence to represent the inferred CDS: deleted 1 base in 1 codon), with translation MPAKTPIYLKTTTPKRGKKTKLRDVLSGDMISPPLGDVRHSAHVGPQGERDMFGDVGFLRGKMGMLPARNGHACSHSVDERQEDEAATSDYSYNGFHDQHSSSGLLKSTISMPVFIAHEQAPPKPPRLHLDDAKQRHLKPADLHDKQQGLRPTENGSRDMSMSPSLRRLVPSSGSFSEVSSEESVSDACGPPDGRRGLSLDSDTGLSNEDLRNDSPCGLFVRSDSVAGLDLDLDLGPSILEDVLRIMDRYKDIDHRCEL, from the exons ATGCCTGCGAAGACCCCGATTTATCTTAAGACAACCACACCCAAACGAGGCAAGAAGACCAAACTGCGTGACGTGCTCTCGGGCGATATGATCAGCCCTCCGTTGGGTGACGTGCGCCACAGCGCCCACGTGGGTCCACAAGGCGAGCGGGACATGTTTGGGGACGTGGGCTTTCTAAGGGGGAAAATGGGCATGTTACCGGCACGTAACGGCCATGCCTGTTCGCACAGCGTGGACGAACGGCAGGAGGACGAAGCCGCCACTTCAGATTACTCATACAATGGATTCCACGACCAGCACTCGTCCTCTGGCTTGTTGAAGTCCACCATCTCCATGCCGGTCTTCATCGCCCACGAGCAAGCACCGCCCAAACCGCCACGCCTGCACCTGGATGATGCCAAACAGCGACACCTAAAGCCTGCGGATCTCCACGACAAGCAGCAGGGGCTGCGCCCCACGGAGAACGGAAGTCGAGACATGTCCATGTCGCCCTCCCTTCGCCGACTGGTCCCCTCGTCCGGGTCCTTCTCGGAGGTCTCATCGGAGGAGTCCGTGTCGGATGCCTGCGGGCCACCGGACGGGCGGCGAGGCCTCAGTCTAGATTCGGACACTGGTCTGAGCAACGAGGATCTCCGCAACGATTCACCCTGCGGACTCTTCGTGCGATCAGACTCTGTGGCGGGCCTGGACCTGGACCTGGATTTGGGGCCATCCATCCTGGAGGACGTGCTGAGGATCATGGACCGTTACAAGGACATT GACCACCGTTGCGAGCTGTGA